Below is a genomic region from Bacillus mycoides.
AAATAAAAATCATCATTTTTCCGTGAATTGATGATTTTTATTTAAAATAATAAAACCGAAGCACGAAATGATGCGCTTCGGTTGACCAAATATGCCCTTAACAGCTCTATTCCCATTCTTTCATAAATATCATATGCATTCTCTAAACTCTTTGTTTCTCATAATTTATTTTTTAAACATTTTACTTAACGAACCAAAATCCGCCGGCATATTATTGTTAATAATCGCTTTTACAATTTGATCCTCTTGCTCTTTTGGCACTTCGCGTCCTGCCATTAGAGCAACTTGATGAATCAATTGGCGAAGCACTGTCTCATCACGTAAGTTCGCATTTTGAACAGACGACGCTAATTTAAAAATATCTTCTTTGTTCACTTTCGCTTCTTTTTCAATGTTATTAAAAATGTTGTTATCCATTCTTTTCACCCTCTCCTCAAGTTACTCTTCATCCTATGCAGAGATGAAAAATTGGTGAAAAGACCCATAAAAAATAAAAAACGGTAGAAGTACGAAATGTACTTCTACCGCTTTCTTTATAACAAATCAGGTATCGCTTCAACTTCATGTTTTCGAACACGTCCCATCAATGAGCCTACTGCATCTTTCACATTATTCCCATTGAACAGCACGTCATATAAAGCAGCTGTAATCGGCATTTCAACTTCCATTTTCTCTGCCAATTCATGAGCAGCTTTCGTTGTTCTTACACCTTCTACAACCATACCCATACTTTCTAGCACTTCTTCTAAAGAGTGCCCTTTTCCAAGCATATTTCCAGCGCGCCAATTTCGGCTATGCACACTTGTACAAGTTACAATTAAGTCTCCCATACCAGTTAGACCAGCAAACGTTAACGGATTTCCGCCCATTTTTCTTCCTAAACGAGCAATCTCTGTTAAACCACGTGTCATTAATGCCGCTTTCGCATTATCACCTAATCCAAGCCCGTCAGATATCCCCGCAGCTAGTGCAATAATATTTTTTAAAGCACCACCAAGTTCAACTCCAACGATATCTGGGTTTGTATATACACGGAAATAGCTATTCATAAACAAATCTTGTACTCCCTCAGCCGCTTCCATACGCTTTGCTGCAGACGTAACAGTTGTCGCTTGACGCAATCCAACTTCTTCAGCGTGACTCGGCCCAGATAGTACAACAACATCCTTAATCAAGCTCTCTGGAATTTCTTCCTCAATCACTTCCGAAATACGTTTTGACGTACCTGGTTCGATTCCTTTACTTGCATGAATCCAAGTAATTGGCTCTGTAACAATTTCTTTCATCTCATGCAATACGTCTCGGTACGCTTTCGTCGGTACTACTAGCAGTACTGTATTTACATCTACTAATGCTTCTTCTAAAGAAGAGTAGGCTACGATTGTGCTTGGCAATGTAATCCCTGGAAGATATCTACTGTTCTCACGCTTCGTATTAATTTCATTCATGAGTTCAGGACGGTTTCCCCAAATACGTACATCATGCCCATTGTCAGCTAATACCATCGCTAACGCTGTTCCCCAGCTACCTGCTCCTATTACTGTGATTTTTGTCATAAAATCACATCCTCTCCATTAGTCTCTTGCTCTAGCGATAATGTGAATCGGCGTTCCTACAAAACCGAACGCTTCACGTAAACGGTTCTTTAAGAAGCGCTCATATGAAAAGTGCATTAATTCTGTATCGTTTACAAATATAACAAATGTTGGTGGTTTTACCGCAACTTGTGTCGCATAGAAGATTTTCAGACGGCTACCATTATGTGTCGGCGTTGGATTCATCGCTACCGCATCCATAATTACATCATTTAATACATTCGTTTGTACACGGATGCTATGGCTTTCATTTACCTCATTGATAACCGGTAATAACGTTTGTGTACGCTTTTTCGTTTTCGCAGATAAGAATACAATCGGTGCATACTCTAAAAATTGGAAATGAGCACGGATGTTTTCTTCAAATGCTTTCATTGTTTTTTCATCTTTTTTCACTGCATCCCATTTGTTTACAACGATAATAACAGCTCGTCCTGAATCATGAGCATATCCAGCGATTTTTTTATCTTGCTCAATAATTCCTTCTTCTCCGTCTAAAACGACTAAAACAACGTCAGAACGTTCAATCGCTCTAAGTGCACGAAGTACACTATACTTTTCTGTACTTTCGTATACTTTCCCTTTTTTACGCATACCAGCTGTATCGATGATTACATAATCTTGATCATCTTTACTATATGGTGTATCAACAGCATCACGTGTCGTTCCCGCTATATTACTTACAATTACACGTTCTTGACCAAGAAGTGCATTTACAAGTGATGATTTCCCTACGTTTGGACGTCCAATTAAAGAGAAACGGATTGTTTCATCGTCATACGCTTCTTCTTCAATCTTTGGAAAATGATTTGCAGCTTCATCTAACAAATCACCAAGTCCTAAACCGTGTGTACCTGAAATCGGGAATGGCTCGCCAAATCCTAATGCATAAAAATCATAAATATCACTACGCATGTCTGGATTATCAACCTTATTTACCGCAAGTACAATTGGTTTTTTAGAACGGTATAAAATTTTAGCAACTTCTTCATCTGCTGCAGTTACACCATCGCGACCATTCGTCATAAAAATGATAACATCCGCTTCATCAATCGCTACTTCCGCCTGTTGACGAATTTGTGTCAAGAACGGCTCGTCTCCAATATCAATTCCACCTGTATCAATAATGTTAAACTCATGATTTAACCATTCTCCCGCACTATAAATACGGTCTCGCGTTATACCTGGTATATCTTCTACGATTGAAACTCTTTCTCCAACAATTCTATTGAAAATAGTAGATTTCCCCACGTTCGGGCGGCCTACTATCGCTATTACTGGTTTCGGCATATACTTTCATCCTTTCAACTTGCTTCTGTTTATTATGTAAAAAACCCTTCTTTGTGCAAGAAGGGATTTGCATTCCAGAATATTTCTCAACGTATCAAAACACCTCACATTATACCACACGTTACTAATGTTTCACAATAATATATACATTATCTTGTAAGCGATGTGCAATACCATCTAAAATAGCCTCTAAATTATTTGCAACAAATTCCAGTTCCTCTGTCGACTCGCAAATAAATAAAGGGGCACCACCTGCAAATTTCTCTGGCGTTGTTGTAATGACTGCGAGAATAACACTTTCTAACATCATCTCTTATCTCCCCTTCCTTTCGGAGCTTCTGATGACATATGAACAGCACTCTCTAATGTTGGTACATTTCCGATTACCCCTATCGCTTTTTCTGCATCTTGATCTTGCGGCAGAACAAAAATCCCAACTCTCCCATCCTCTAAATCACGCTTCGCTAACGGTACAAGTGCCGGCGTTCCAGAATCTCTATATATTCCTAAAGCAACCGAAACATCATGTAAAATAGCTTGCCGTTGTCCTAAGTTTGAGATTGTAACCATCGCATCTATCGATTTCGGTTTTAAAATAAATCCCATTCCATATTTCATAATTTCTTCTTGCCTTGCTGGCAATCCAATATTCATAATGTAAATATTATCAATATAAAGTCCCGCTCCTTCAAAACGAAGTGGAACGTGCTCTATTTCTACAAGGTCATGAAGTCTTTTACCTGACATTAATTTTTTCGCAATGAAAAAACTTACTATACCAGTAATTACCCCGGCAATCCATGAATCGAATCCTATATACGCAAACGTTGTTACAAACGACGTTAACATCGCCAAGTAGTTACGACTTTCAAATACTAATGCAATTCCTTCAATGTATGTATTACCACGTGGTACGAGCTCATATCCATCTAATTGTTGAAGCGTATTTCTTTCCATATTGCGCACATCACGAAATTGCGTCGCTGCTAACGTAAGAAATGTAATTGCAGAGAAATCTTTTTTCAAAACAGACGGAATCGCAATTGCTCCTAAGGCAGCCGCAATTAATCCCATCGCGATATGAATAATTTTCCCGTGAAGCCTCGTCGGATATTGCCTCGTATCGGTACGAAGCATTAACAACCTAGTTATTGTACCTGCAATTACGCCACATAAAATAGCTGGTGTATATTCAGTCATGTATTACCCTCGCCTTTCTTTTACGTGTTTTCCTCTTAAATTGTTCCATATATACCGATGCCTTTGTAATCCAAAGTAAAATCGCCATAAATAAAGTGGAAACAGCAGCAACATCTAAAAAAGCTAAACTGCCGTATTCATAAGGAAAATGTAATTTACGAAAAATCAGCGTCACCAATAATTCTCCTTGTAACATCCCTATATATAAGGAGCATAATCGTAATATGCGATCCCCGTGCAATAAAACCGATGCATACACAAGTGCACCGCTTAACAGCAACAACCTATCAACCACAATCCAAATTGGATCATATACTTCTAACAAATGAAAGCTTGTATATAACATTGCAATAATAAGTGCCGAAAGTAAGGTATATAATTTTTTCCAAATAGAATATAACGCGATACCTACAAAAGAAATAATACAAAGCAAAAGGGCATTTACCGATATTGTGAAAGAAGCAATCGTCACATTTAACGGAGAACAAATAATAAAAATTAATATACAAGCACTTATCTTCCAACGAATAGATTCCTTTTTCATAAAAAAGGTCACGACAATCCACCCTATCCAAGCAACAAAATAAAAAGTACTCCCATCCATCATTTCACCTCCTATGATTTCCATTATGGGAACTTTTTATGAAAGTTAATCCTCCTTTTCTTTGTGCATAGTTTTTCTCATAACAGCAAAACTTTTAATAAGGAGGTGTAACTCACAATGGGTAAAGATCGCCAAGAACGAAAGCTAAGAGAATCACGCCGCGTTGAATCTGATCGCGACCAATCACTTCAATATCCCGGTGCAACAAGTCTTGATACACCGGAGCAAGCTCGAAAGCAGAATCAGCATTAAATAAAGTGAAACTTCAGTGGGGGATTATTAGCCCACACCAATCAAGCTGCCCTCAAATAGGCAATACAAAAAGACGGTTTCGATATTGTACGAAACCGTCTTTTTACACAATTATTTTATTTATTTCTACTCGTAATATAATTCTTTTGTTTTCGCATTATAAACCCTATCACTCAACGAGGCATTAATCGTAACTACACCTGTTGGTTTTTAGAATATGTAATAACATAATACGTATGTAGAGAAGGATCTTTACTCTTTACCTCTACACGTACATAATCCGTCTCTCTTATCTCATTTAACTTTCGCTCAACCTCTTTTTTCGCACCTACAATATCTTCTTTTTCTCCTTTAATTTCCCTACTCACAATGGTATTTCCTTGATCAGAAAGTAATACTACTTCAGCATTACTTAAACTCACTTCATTTGGTATATTAAAATAATAAATTGTATACGAATCTTCCGATGGATTTTTGTCTTCTCCTAATTCCCTTGGCAAAATTAGTGCTTCTATTCCACTTCCTGCATTCACCGTTGGATTCCTATACAATTTATTCCCGACTGCAATTGCAATATTCGTCGTTTTAATTGCTGATTGTGCTGTTGTTGAACTAGAATCTCCTTCTCTTACATTTGAAGTTAATGAAATTTCAACCTTTTTCTTATATCCAGAAACTGCTGTATCTTCTCTTATATTTCGTGCATGGATGTTAAAATCTTCACTATTATATGTAATGCGTCCTATTGTATTTTTACTATTTGAAGATACATTATCTCCTTTTTTATTAACATCCTCATCCCCAAAATTATAGTGAATTTTCCCTTGTTTCTTTTGACTCTTAAATAGCAATCTCTTATCTTGTTTTATCGCTAACCAGCTATATAGAGAGGAATACTTTCTTACTTTTGCCATGTTTCTCTCCACAAACATAGAAAAAGTAAGAATACTCAAATAATTCAGCGGCATATTTTCTACATTTCTTCATTTTTATAACCCCTTTTTTCAATTTTAGCTTTTCTGTATGATATTTATATATACTTTTATCATAATATAAACTCTCTCTTTTTTCCATTTATAGAATTATATAGAATGATAACTTCTCGCCTTCCCTCTTCATTTTACGAAAATAAAACGCAAAAAAATCAACCGGATGGTTGATTTTTTATCGCCTACTATAATGTGCAGTGTCAATCCCTCGCTGCGCTAACCAATGGTACGTTTCACCTTTTACAACAAGAGGTACAGATTGTAACTCTTCTATCGTCTTCACGCCAAGAGCTGTCATAATAAATTTTAAATCTGTATGTAAAAGATCAATTTCATCCACTAAATTCTCAACACCATCTTGCATTAAAATACGTAAAAAGTATCCAGCAAACGCAGTTGTATTCGCCCCTAATGCGATTGCCTTCGCCACGTCAAGTGCTGTTTGTATACCCCCAGATGCAATAAAAGAGAGGTTATTATTTGTAGAGGTTGCTTCAATAATCGAGGTAGCTGTTTGTATGCCCCAGTTATTAAAATAAGAAAGCATTCGCTGTCTTCTTTCATTTTCAACAGCAGCAAAATTCGTACCACCTTGTCCGCCAATATCAATTGCTGTTATACCTATATTCGCTAACTGTTGTACTGTTTCCTTACTCATTCCAAAACCGACTTCTTTTACGATGACAGGTACTTTACTTTTTAAAACTATTTTCTCAATCCGCTGAAGTACACCAGTAAAATCACGGTCTCCTTCTGGCATCGTTAACTCCTGTATGACATTTAAATGAATTTGCAGTGCATTCGCCTCAATCATATCAACGGCACGCTCTGCCTGTTCGACAGTTGCCTCACTTCCTAAGTTTGCGAAAAAAATCCCATTCGGATTTACTTTCCTAACAACTTTATACGAAGCCGCTTCACTTTCATCTTTTAAAGCTGCCATTTGCGAACCTACAGCCATAGCAAGGTTATGATGTTTCGCTACATATGCTAATTGCTCATTAATATGTAATGTTTGCTCTCCTCCACCACCAGTCATCGCATTGATAAAAATCGGCGAACTTAGTGAAAGTTCGCCGATTTTTGTTTCACATGTTATAGTGTCATAACTTGAATTTGGCAAGCTTTGATGCACAAAATCAATATCATGAAAGCCATGCGTACGAGACTGACCAGTAGAAAGAGCATATTCAATATGATCTAATTTACGTTTTGCCCTTACCACTTGTACCCCTCTTTATTTCTTTAATTTTTTCAGTTGTTCACCAATAATATCACTTAACTGGAAAGTAGCCGAATCAGCATTTGGCTCATATTGGCTATAATCTTCTGTTACATTATTTTCTTCAAGCGTTTCTTTTATGCTTAAAGAAATACGTTTTTCTGCTACATGGACTTCAAGTACTTTCACTTTTACTTCTTGTCCCATTTCCAATACTTCATTTGGATTTTTCACGTGACGATTTGCAATTTGAGATACATGTACAAGCCCTTCAACACCAGGTAAAATTTCAACAAACGCACCGAATGTAACAAGGCGTTTTACTACTCCCTCACGAATATCTCCAGCTTTTATTTCGCCAGCAACATTTTCCCAAGGTCCTGGCTGAGCTGCTTTAATTGATAAAGAAATACGTTGCGTATCAGCATCAACAGATAACACTTTCACCTTTACCTTTTGACCTTGCTCTAATACCTCAGAAGGTTGCTCTACACGTTCGTGTGAAATTTGTGAAATGTGAACTAAACCGTCCACACCACCAACGTTAACGAAAGCACCAAAATCCGTTAATCGTTGTACTGTTCCTTCAACAATGTCCCCTTCTTTTAACGAAGAGATTGCCTCTTTTTTCTTAGAATCTAGTTCTAGTTCTACTACCGCTTTATGTGAAAGAATAACACGATTTTTTTCACGGTCTAATTCAACAATTTTCACCGCTAATGTTTTTCCTTTATAGTCAGCAAAGTCTTCTACATAATGTACTTCTACAAGTGAAGCTGGGATAAAACCACGAACACCAAGGTCCACAACTAACCCACCATTCACGATATCTTTTACAATAACATCAAATACATGACCAGAATTAAATTTTTCTTGTAATTCTACCCACGCTTTTTCTGCGTCAACAGCTCTCTTAGATAAAACAAGATCATCATCTTCTAATTTAATAATTTTCAATTCAAGTGTTTGATCTAATTCTACAACATCGCTTGCTTTTTCAATATGAACGTTAGCTAATTCACTAATCGGAATTACGCCATCTGTTTTGTATCCAACATTTACAAGAACTTGTTTCTCTTCAACTTTCGTTACAGAACCTGTAACAACGTCACCAACTTGTAATTCTTTTGAATTCATAACTTCTTCATTCATTTTCTCTACCATGGAAATACCTCCCTACAGAATTGACAAAGCATTTTTATGTATATACGAAATGAAAACAAATGTTTTCATTTGCATGTTTAAGAATTTATCATCACATATTCTGTTTCAATACAGTTCACAAGAAACTATATTAAATCTATATAAATAGTATACAGCAAAATCATCTTGAAGAAAGTATGATTTGAAATATAATAGCGAATATATTCTGACATTTTTTCCCCTCTGTAACTAACTTCTTACAAATTAGCCCATTTGTCAAGAAAAGAGACTTATAATTCACTTATCCTTTACATTTCAAAAAAAAAAAAGAAAGAGGATAGTCCTCTTTCTTTATTTCGCAAATACTCCTGAAACAATACCCATAATTTTTTGGACAACTTCTTCAATTGATAAAGAAGTTGTATCTAATTCCAATGCATCATCAGCTTTTTTCAAAGGAGAAACTTCGCGTTCTGAATCTAATTTATCACGCCTAGCAATTTCTTCTCTTAACTGCTCTAAATTAGAATCGAAACCTTTATTCATATTTTCTAAATGTCTTCTTTCCGCTCTTTCTTCTACAGAAGCAAGCATAAAGATTTTCACTTCAGCATCCGGTAGTACATGTGTACCAATATCACGGCCATCCATTACTACGCCGCCTTTTTTAGCTAATCCTTGTTGACGACGTACCATTTCTTCACGAACAAGACGATGCTTTGCTACAATAGATACACGATTCGTCACATCTGGCGTACGAATCACTTCAGAAACATCTTGTCCATTTAAAAATACAAGTTGTGTATTTTCCCCTTGCTGAAATTCAATATTTACATTTTTTACAACTTCCATTAACTTTTCTTCATTTTCAATATCCACTTTTTGTTCAAGGGCTGCATATGTAATAGTACGGTACATTGCGCCTGTATCAATGTAAACATATGAAAGTTTTTTTGCAACAACTTTTGCCACTGTACTTTTCCCAGCAGCCGCTGGACCATCTATAGCAATCGAAATTCGTTTATCCATTGTAACACCTCATTTTTCACTTATAAAACAAAACGAAAAGCAGGTATTTTCCCCCTGCTTCTTCTCATTTGCCTCACGTCATTAAATCCTCAATAATTGTAGCATAATCCATCATAGAAGAAAATGAAAACTACTTATTCACCTGTAAGATTTCCGCCTTATTTTTCGTGACGACACCTTCGTAATAAACAATTTTCGATAAATATTTCACTGAAGATTTATGTATAAAAAGCAGTTGGACGACAGAAAGAAAAATAAATTGAATCAGTAATATACGAATTATAATTTTCTCCACTTTTTTCAAAAAAACTCACTCCTTCCCTCTCTACACTTACACATCCACTCTCATAAATTTCCATAAACAAAACCTAACCTAATAACCACTTACCGGAGCACACTTAAGGTAATTTATTTTATTGTCATTTTCTAAGCATACTTTTATACATTTTCATTGTCGAATTTACTCAAAACATGTTATGTTCTAAATGTATTTTTCAACTTGAAAGGGGTATAAGCATTGAAAAGAATCCTAGTTTTACACACAGGTGGAACAATTGCAATGGAGGAAGATAAAGAAACTGGGGTCGTACAACCAGGTAAAAAGAATCCTCTTTTAAAATTCATTCCTGATTTAGAAGGCGATGTTGATTTAATTGTCGAAGATGTGTTCCATCTTCCATCTCCTCACATGACTCCTAGCGAAATGCTACAATTGCAAGTCATCATTGACGAAAGAGTAAAACAAGACGATATTCACGGCGTAGTCATCACGCATGGTACCGATACATTAGAAGAGACAGCTTATTTTCTTGATTTAACAGTTCAAGCAACTATCCCAATCGTTGTGACAGGGGCAATGCGTTCTAGTAATGAATTAGGTGCCGATGGTCTATATAATTTTTTATCAGCTGTAAAAGTTGCTAGTAGTAATGAAGCTGCTGAAAAAGGCGTTCTAGTCGTATTAAATGACGAAATACATTGTGCTACAAATGTAACAAAAACGCACACAAGTAATGTCGCGACATTCCAAAGTCCACAGTACGGACCAATTGGCATGGTAACA
It encodes:
- the cmk gene encoding (d)CMP kinase, whose amino-acid sequence is MDKRISIAIDGPAAAGKSTVAKVVAKKLSYVYIDTGAMYRTITYAALEQKVDIENEEKLMEVVKNVNIEFQQGENTQLVFLNGQDVSEVIRTPDVTNRVSIVAKHRLVREEMVRRQQGLAKKGGVVMDGRDIGTHVLPDAEVKIFMLASVEERAERRHLENMNKGFDSNLEQLREEIARRDKLDSEREVSPLKKADDALELDTTSLSIEEVVQKIMGIVSGVFAK
- a CDS encoding YpzI family protein, translating into MGKDRQERKLRESRRVESDRDQSLQYPGATSLDTPEQARKQNQH
- the rpsA gene encoding 30S ribosomal protein S1, which gives rise to MVEKMNEEVMNSKELQVGDVVTGSVTKVEEKQVLVNVGYKTDGVIPISELANVHIEKASDVVELDQTLELKIIKLEDDDLVLSKRAVDAEKAWVELQEKFNSGHVFDVIVKDIVNGGLVVDLGVRGFIPASLVEVHYVEDFADYKGKTLAVKIVELDREKNRVILSHKAVVELELDSKKKEAISSLKEGDIVEGTVQRLTDFGAFVNVGGVDGLVHISQISHERVEQPSEVLEQGQKVKVKVLSVDADTQRISLSIKAAQPGPWENVAGEIKAGDIREGVVKRLVTFGAFVEILPGVEGLVHVSQIANRHVKNPNEVLEMGQEVKVKVLEVHVAEKRISLSIKETLEENNVTEDYSQYEPNADSATFQLSDIIGEQLKKLKK
- a CDS encoding YphA family membrane protein — its product is MDGSTFYFVAWIGWIVVTFFMKKESIRWKISACILIFIICSPLNVTIASFTISVNALLLCIISFVGIALYSIWKKLYTLLSALIIAMLYTSFHLLEVYDPIWIVVDRLLLLSGALVYASVLLHGDRILRLCSLYIGMLQGELLVTLIFRKLHFPYEYGSLAFLDVAAVSTLFMAILLWITKASVYMEQFKRKTRKRKARVIHD
- a CDS encoding YIEGIA family protein, which gives rise to MTEYTPAILCGVIAGTITRLLMLRTDTRQYPTRLHGKIIHIAMGLIAAALGAIAIPSVLKKDFSAITFLTLAATQFRDVRNMERNTLQQLDGYELVPRGNTYIEGIALVFESRNYLAMLTSFVTTFAYIGFDSWIAGVITGIVSFFIAKKLMSGKRLHDLVEIEHVPLRFEGAGLYIDNIYIMNIGLPARQEEIMKYGMGFILKPKSIDAMVTISNLGQRQAILHDVSVALGIYRDSGTPALVPLAKRDLEDGRVGIFVLPQDQDAEKAIGVIGNVPTLESAVHMSSEAPKGRGDKR
- the ansA gene encoding asparaginase, with product MKRILVLHTGGTIAMEEDKETGVVQPGKKNPLLKFIPDLEGDVDLIVEDVFHLPSPHMTPSEMLQLQVIIDERVKQDDIHGVVITHGTDTLEETAYFLDLTVQATIPIVVTGAMRSSNELGADGLYNFLSAVKVASSNEAAEKGVLVVLNDEIHCATNVTKTHTSNVATFQSPQYGPIGMVTKRGVVFHHALVHHETCTVRQISKNVVVLKAYAGMDDTLLSAIETLPVDGIVIEALGQGNLPPRTLPSLGRLIEKGIPIVLVSRCFNGIVQDVYSYEGGGKQLKDMGIVFTYGLNAQKARIKLLVALENTNSHETIQHMFMHD
- a CDS encoding NAD(P)H-dependent glycerol-3-phosphate dehydrogenase, producing MTKITVIGAGSWGTALAMVLADNGHDVRIWGNRPELMNEINTKRENSRYLPGITLPSTIVAYSSLEEALVDVNTVLLVVPTKAYRDVLHEMKEIVTEPITWIHASKGIEPGTSKRISEVIEEEIPESLIKDVVVLSGPSHAEEVGLRQATTVTSAAKRMEAAEGVQDLFMNSYFRVYTNPDIVGVELGGALKNIIALAAGISDGLGLGDNAKAALMTRGLTEIARLGRKMGGNPLTFAGLTGMGDLIVTCTSVHSRNWRAGNMLGKGHSLEEVLESMGMVVEGVRTTKAAHELAEKMEVEMPITAALYDVLFNGNNVKDAVGSLMGRVRKHEVEAIPDLL
- a CDS encoding DUF5359 family protein, with translation MKKVEKIIIRILLIQFIFLSVVQLLFIHKSSVKYLSKIVYYEGVVTKNKAEILQVNK
- a CDS encoding capping complex subunit for YIEGIA, which codes for MMLESVILAVITTTPEKFAGGAPLFICESTEELEFVANNLEAILDGIAHRLQDNVYIIVKH
- a CDS encoding stage VI sporulation protein F, producing MDNNIFNNIEKEAKVNKEDIFKLASSVQNANLRDETVLRQLIHQVALMAGREVPKEQEDQIVKAIINNNMPADFGSLSKMFKK
- a CDS encoding type 2 isopentenyl-diphosphate Delta-isomerase — protein: MVRAKRKLDHIEYALSTGQSRTHGFHDIDFVHQSLPNSSYDTITCETKIGELSLSSPIFINAMTGGGGEQTLHINEQLAYVAKHHNLAMAVGSQMAALKDESEAASYKVVRKVNPNGIFFANLGSEATVEQAERAVDMIEANALQIHLNVIQELTMPEGDRDFTGVLQRIEKIVLKSKVPVIVKEVGFGMSKETVQQLANIGITAIDIGGQGGTNFAAVENERRQRMLSYFNNWGIQTATSIIEATSTNNNLSFIASGGIQTALDVAKAIALGANTTAFAGYFLRILMQDGVENLVDEIDLLHTDLKFIMTALGVKTIEELQSVPLVVKGETYHWLAQRGIDTAHYSRR
- the der gene encoding ribosome biogenesis GTPase Der, yielding MPKPVIAIVGRPNVGKSTIFNRIVGERVSIVEDIPGITRDRIYSAGEWLNHEFNIIDTGGIDIGDEPFLTQIRQQAEVAIDEADVIIFMTNGRDGVTAADEEVAKILYRSKKPIVLAVNKVDNPDMRSDIYDFYALGFGEPFPISGTHGLGLGDLLDEAANHFPKIEEEAYDDETIRFSLIGRPNVGKSSLVNALLGQERVIVSNIAGTTRDAVDTPYSKDDQDYVIIDTAGMRKKGKVYESTEKYSVLRALRAIERSDVVLVVLDGEEGIIEQDKKIAGYAHDSGRAVIIVVNKWDAVKKDEKTMKAFEENIRAHFQFLEYAPIVFLSAKTKKRTQTLLPVINEVNESHSIRVQTNVLNDVIMDAVAMNPTPTHNGSRLKIFYATQVAVKPPTFVIFVNDTELMHFSYERFLKNRLREAFGFVGTPIHIIARARD